The stretch of DNA CGGATCGGCCTGCGAGCCGTGGCCCAGCATCGCCACATGCCACGACAGCGTGGCGAACAGGCCCGTGGCGGCCCTGCTCCCCATGGCCGCCGCGTACTGGTCGGCGAAGGTCGGCGTGAGCAGGCCCGACGGTCCCCGGGACCACGGGTCGGCCAGGCTTCCGTCCGGCCACCGCACGAAGTTGTCGAGGATCCCGTGGCGGCGCGGGAACGCACCCGTGCCGATCGTGGCGTGGATGGGCGCCGTGCTGGAGGGGCTCGAGCCGATCGTGGCGTTCCCGTACCAGGTGCTCTTCGGCAGCAGCGCCTTGAGCTGGGGCCAGGAGTCCGGCCACAGGTTCAGGACGTAGTTCCCACCGGCGTCCCACACCAGGACCACGACGAGCTGCGGCTGCGGCGCGCTCGGGTCGATGACCTCGTCCATTGCGTGACCGTCGGGGGCCTGGAAGCCGGTGAACCCCACCAGCTTCGCCAGCGTGGACGCCACGTCGGCGGAGGTGACGGGGCGGTCGATCTTCCCCCGAGCGGGGACGATCCCGGGGCCGTACCACAGCACGGGCACGTCCTGGGTGTAGGGCCAGGGCGTGGTGTGGCTGATCCCGCCGTCGAAGTAGTTGAACCCGATGGGGACGGTGATGACCTCGCCGGCCCGGTCGGCCATGTATCCCTGATGAAGCCGCAGCAGGACCTCCTGGGGAAGCGACCGCGCCGCCCGAAGCTGCTGCTGGAGCAGGGCGCTGACCTGCTGCGGGGGGATGGTTGGCCTGGAAGTGGTGCCCACCCTGCCGCCGGTGCACGCGGCCAGCAGCGCCGCCAGCCCCGATGCCGCCGCGCCGCCCAGGAACGCCCGTCGGGACACCGGTGATCGGGTCGCGGCCTCCCAGAACCGTTCCTGGTCACTGTCCGCTCGTCCCCCGTGCATGCACCGATGGTACTGCGGCGGCCAGGGTTGACCAATGGGGCACTTGGTAGGAAAGTGCTCGAACTCACAGCCTCGAGCCGGCGGCGCCTTGCCTCGCCGGGGCTCGCCGTCACGGTGGGGGAAGGTCCAGTGAACGGAACGCAAGCTCACGAACACCCGGGCATCAGCCGGAGGTCGTTCCTGGCGGGTGCGGCCTCGGTTCCCCTGTCCATGCTGCTGGCGAACCGCCTGCCCGCCCTGGCCGGAGCGGCCGCCCCGGGCATCACCGGGACCCAGGCCGCCTGCGCCCTGCCCCAGGACGTCCTGACCCGCATCCAGCGGGGGTACCGGGCGGACCGGTGCGGCCAGCTCATGATCGTTCCCCGCGGCTTCAACTACGTGAGCGGCGGGATCAGCCACTCCACGCCGTGGGGCTACACGCAGGACATACCCGTGCTGTGGTACGGGCCCGGCGTCATCAGGGCCCAGGGCAAGGTGAACCGCTTCGTGACCTCGGCCGACATCGCCCCCACCGTGGCCAAGCTGGCGGGGTTCACGGACTTCAAGGCCCCCGACGGGACCGTCATGGACGAGGCCATCGTGCCGGGGGCCGCGCCGAAGCTGGTGGTCGTTCTGGTGTGGGACGCCGGCGGGCGCTACGTCCTGAACCTGTGGCCGCGCATGTGGCCCAACCTCAAGGGCCTCATCCCGAAGGGGACCTGGTACGAGAACGCATCGGTGGGTTCGAATCCCTCGAACACCGCCCCCATCCACGCCACCATCGGGACGGGAGCGTTCCCGCGGACACACGGGGTCGTCGACAACATCATCCGGTTCTCCGACGGGAAGCTGGCCGACCCATGGTCCCGCGGCCCGGGGGCCATGCTCGTCGACACCCTGGCCGAGCAGTACCAGGCGGCCATGGGGAACAAGGCCGAGGTGGGGATGTGCGGAACGCTGAACTGGCATCTCGGCATGCTCGGCCACGGCACCCAGAACGGAGGTCCGCGCACGCTGGCCGTCCTGAAGGACAAGTCGGAGGACTCCGCGACCTCGCACCATCGGTGGGGCATGCCCCAGGACCTGGCGGACTTCTATCGCTTCCCGGGATACGTGAACGACCTGCCGCCGCTGCTGCACTACTTCGACGTGGCGGACCGCTCCGACGGCAAGACGGACGGGAGGTGGCGGGGCCACGACATCGCCGCCCAGCAGGGCGGGTTCCACACGCCGGCGCGGATCCCCTTCCAGACCGCGGCGATCCAGAAGGTCGTCACCCAGGAGGGGTTCGGGCACCACGACAAGCCGGACCTGCTGTTCCTGAACTACAAGATCATCGATGAGATCGGCCACCTGTACAGCGCGTCGAGCGGCGAGATGCACGACACCATCGGCGTGCAGGACGCGTATCTGGCCTCGTTCATCGCCTTCCTGAACGAGCAGGTCGGGTCGGGGAAGTGGGCGCTGCTGGTTACGGCCGACCACGGGCACACGGCCGCGCCGTCGGTGAGCGGCGGAATCCCCATCCGGGAGTCCGGGCTGCACTCGGGGCTGATCTCACGCTTCGACAACGACGGCGACGGCGTGGTGGCGTTCCCGAAGCTCCGCCCCATCTGGCTGAACGTCAACCAGCAAGAGATCCAGGCCAACGGCCACACGCTGGAGAACGTGTCCGACTACGTCAGCGGCTACAAGCAGGGCGGCCAGAAGGTCTTCGAAGCGGCCTTCGCCTCGTCGATCCTGTCCCACCTCGCCTGCGGCTGAGCGCAGCGCGTTTCAGAACCGTGGGGTCTCGGTGTACTCGCCGAACACCTGGCGGAGCGCGTCCACGATCTCGCCTTCGGTGCAGTAGGCCCTGGCGCAGTCCACCAGCAGCGGGATCAGGTTGTCGTCGCTCGCCGCCCCGGACTTCAGCCGCGCCAGCGCTTCGGTCGCGGCCTCGCCGTCCCGTCCTTCCCGGGTCCGTCTGACCGTGGCGATCTGGCGCCCTTCGGTCTCCGGGCCGATGATCAGCGTGTCGATGGGCTCGTCGTTCGGGTCGACGAACTCGTTCACCCCGACCTTCACCATCCGGCCCTTCTCGTACAGGGATTGCTCCCGGAACGCGGCGTCGGCGATCTCGCCCTGGAAGTAGCCCCGCTCGATGCCCACCAGCATCCCTTCCAGCATCGACCCCCTGCCCATCTGGTCGATCTTCGCGAAGTACTCCTCCGCCAGCTCCTCCATCCGGTCGGTCAGCGCCTCCACGAGGTAGGAGCCGCCCAGCGGATCGATCACGTTCGCCACGCCCGTCTCGTGGGCGATGATCTGCTGCGTCCGAAGGGCGATCTGGGCCGCCTTCTCCGTGGGCAGCGCGAGCACCTCGTCGAGCGCGTTCGTGTGCAGCGACTGCGTGCCGCCCAGGACCGCCGCCAGCGCCTCGATGGCCGTTCGCACGATGTTGTTCTCCGGCTGCTGCGCGGTCAGCGAGACGCCGGCGGTCTGCGTGTGGAACCGCAGCCGCAGCGACTCGTCCTGTTGAGCGCCGTACCGCTCCCGGAGCCACCGGGCCCAGATCCGCCGGGCCGCCCGGTACTTCGCGATCTCCTCGAAGAAGTCCATGTGCGCGTTGAAGAAGAACGACAGGCCCTGCGAGAACCGGTCGACGTCGAGGCCCCGGTCCCGGCCCAGCTCGACGTAGGAGAACCCGTCGGCCAGCGTGAACGCGAGCTCCTGCGCGGCCGTCGAGCCGGCCTCGCGGATGTGGTACCCGCTCACGGAGATGGGGTGGAACTTCGGCACCTCGTTCGCGCAGAACTCGATGAGGTCGCCGATCAGGCGGAGGTGCGGCCGGGGCGGGAAGATCCACTCCTTCTGCGCGATGTACTCCTTCAGGATGTCCGTCTGGAGGGTGCCGTCGAGGGTCTTCCAGGGGACGCCCTGTTTCTCCGCGGCGGCCAGGAAGAACGCGAACAGGATGGTGGCCGGCCCGGAGATGGTCATCGACGTGGTGGTCTCGCCGAGCGGGATGCCGTCGAACAGCGCCTCGAAATCGGCCAGGGAGTCGGTGGCCACGCCGCACCGCCCCACCTCGCCCTCGCTGCGAGGGTCGTCGGAGTCGCGGCCCATCAGGGTGGGCATGTCGAACGCGACGGAGAGGCCACCCTGCCCCTGGGCCAGGAGGAACTTGTAGCGGCGGTTGGTCTCCTCCGGCGTGCCGAACCCGGCGAACTGCCGCATGGTCCACAGCCGGCCCCGGTACATGGAGGGGTACACGCCTCGGGTGAACGGGTACTGCCCCGGGTAGCCGAGGTCGCGTTCGTAGTCGAGGTCCTTGACGTCCGCCGGGGTGTACAGCGGCTGCAGCGGCTCACCCGACAGCGTCTCGAAGTCCGCGTCCCGCTCCGGGGCGGCGTGATACACCTCCCGCCACCGCTCCTGCTCGCGTTCGAACTCGGCGTCCGTCATCGTCTCGCTCCCCGTCTCGTTAGGAAGCCTCTGTCCAGACCAAGAGTAGCGTGGGGAGGGAGTGGCGCGGATGCCCGCGTCAGTGGCCGGCCGTCCCCTCGTAGGTGACGCCGCATCCGCCGCCGATGTTGTACAGGAACGTCCCCTGGACGATGGTTCCGCTGCTGCGCTGGATGAAGGTCCCGTCGATCGACCAGTGGAGATCCGGAGCGTCCGCCCGGAAGCCGGGACCGCCGCTGAGCGGCAGATTGCTGAAGGTCTTCCCGGGGATGTCCCCGTTCGATGCGACGGTCAGCGTGATCTCCGTTGCGCTCGCCCCGGAGCTCACCGTCAGGGACGGCGGCAGCACCCCCTTGCACTCGGGGTTCGGGGTGACGGTCGGAGACAGGGAGTAGGTCCCGAAGATGAAGCCGTTGTCCCCGCCCGGTCCTTTCGTCCCGGGGTTCTGGATGGGTTCCGGCGGCTTGTCGCACCCCTGTTCCTTCACCTCCTTCAGGACCGCACCGACCCGGCTCTTCATCAGGTCGTTCCAGAAGGTGACCTCCTTGTTGTACTTCTTGATGTCCGCCTCGTCGGGCTGGAATGCGAGCTTCGGCGTCGGAGTGTCCGGTGCCGACCAGATGCCCTTGTCGTAGGTGACGGTTCCGGAGAACAGCCCCAGCACCCGCTTCCCGCAGTCGTTGTCCGGAACGGCGCCGAACGTGGCCAGCTCGATCGGCCTGATGGGCGGTGGCTTCCCGGGACCGGACAGCTCGTTCTGGGCGTAGTTGATGGCCGCGCCCAGGCCCAGGCCGAGGAGGGCCGCCGTGCCCACGATCAGGATCCCCTCCAGTGGGCCGAGCTGGCCCCGCTCACCGCAGGGGTCCTCGGCCCGCGCCGCGCGCCACCGCGCGAACAGCTTCACGGTGTCCGTCCGGCTCGGACGGCCGCGCGCAGCCGGGAGCGGGCCCGCAGCGAGTAGACCCCCAGCAGCAGTCCGCCCGCAAGCGTCACGACGGCGCCGGCGCCCAGGTTGAGATGAGGCGTGACGGTTGCCGACGCCATCACCGCGGCGATCCCCGTGTCGATGGCCAGACTCGCCGCGAGGAGGCCGTAGCCGGGGCGCGGCGACCGTCGCGTCAGGAAGGGAAACGCGGCGAGGGCGCCGGCCAGCAGGGCCACCACAAGGAGCACGATCCCGGTGCTGGGGCCCCCGGCCGGCTGCCCCCGAAACATGGAGATGACGGGGAGGTCCCAGCTCGTGGCGGAGCGGCCATCCCGCCCCAGCCACGGCAGGAGGCTCCCCCCGAGCACGAGCGCCGCGGCCCCACCGAGGAACGCGAGATCGCGCGCGGTGCGGCCGGAGGAACCGAGGCCTTGCGGCTGGACGGCTGGAGGAGCCGGAGGAGCCGGAGGAACGGGAGGAGCGGCCATGGCCGGGTGAGCGGCAACATGCTCCGTCCAGGCTCGGCCATCCCAGTACCGGAGCGCGGAGGAACCCGAGGGGTCGGCGTACCAACCGGCCGCCGCCGACGCCGACGCCGGCGTGACGGGCCATGCCATCGCCCCGGCCGGCTCGGCGGCCGAGGCCACGTACTTGAGGGTGACGCCCTGTCCGATCCGGATCTCATCGCCGTCCACGAGGGCCCGCTGCGCGACCCGCTGGCCGCCCATGACCAACCCGTTCAGGCTCTGGAGGTCAACGATCACATGGCCGGCGCCGGACCTTCGAAGCTCAGCGTGGCGCCTCGACATCTCCAGGTCGTCCACAGGGATGTCGGAGCCGGGGTCCCGCCCCAGGACCATGACGTCGCGATCGAGGGGGAACTCCCGGGTCCAGGCCGGCGTCGTGACGAGGAGGCGTGCCGGATCCCCCTCGACTGCGGACATTCAACCCACCCCCCCCGGCGACCGTATCGCCGTCGCGGCTCCAGGGCAAGGGCCGGGCGCTCCGGCCGGGGCTCAGGCTTCCGGGGACAGGATGCGCTGGATCGTGTGTGCCGCTGCACCGTAGGGGTCGATGCGATGCTCGGCCAGGTCCTCGAGCAGGGGGCCGTCGGACAGGAATCCGGCGGCGTGGTCCTCCAGCCGGTATCCCACCATCCGCTTGACCTCCTCCACGATCCGGCGCCGCCGCTTCTCCTCCAGCGTTCCCGAGGACTCCTGGTGCTTGCGGTGGGACTCGATGGCGTCCCACAGGTCGTCGACGCCCTCGCCGTTCACCGTCGACGTCCGCACCACCGGTGGGATCCACTCGAGCTTCTGGCCCATCCTGAGCATGGATTGGATGTCCCGGGCCGCCTCGGCCGCTCCGTCCCGGTCGGCCTTGTTCACCACGAACACGTCGGCGATCTCCAGGATCCCGGCCTTGGCCACCTGCACCGCGTCGCCCCAGCCCGGCGAGACCACGACGAGCGTGGTGTCCGTGGCGTGGGCCACCTCCACCTCGGCCTGGCCCACCCCGACCGTTTCCACGATCACGAGCTGCTTCCCCGACGCGTCGAGGATCCGGACGGCCTCCGGCGCCGCCAGGGCCATCCCGCCGAGGTGGCCGCGCGTGGCCATGGACCGGATGAACACGGCGGGGTCGGTGGCGTGGGACTGCATCCGGAGTCGGTCCCCCAGCAGCGCGCCCCCGGTGAACGGCGAGGTCGGGTCGATCGCCAGCACCGCCACCGACAGGTCGTGCGCGCGGGCCGTTCGGACCAGCTCGGCGGCCAGGCTGGACTTCCCCACCCCGGGGGAGCCGGTCAGGCCGACCGTGTAGGCGTTGCCGGTGTGCGGGTACAGGCCGGCGGAGAGCTCGGCCAGCCCCTCGGCACCGTCCTCCACCATGGAGATGGCCCGGGCGACCGCGCGCCGATCCCCCGACAGGATCCGTTCCACCAGGGCCGTCGTGTCCACCGGCGGCAAGCGTACCGGTCGGAGCCCTACCAGCGAGGGGGAGGGGGCGGCGGCGCGGGGGGAGCGGCAGGCCGTCGCGCCTTCCCCTTGATCATCATGAGCACTCCGCCCACGACGGCCAGGTACGCACCAAGGCCGATCACGCTGGTTGCGCTGACCTTTCCTCCCGGCCCCGCCCCCTGGTTGACGGCGTTCACGAAACGGATGGTCTGCACCACGAAGACCCCGCCGAACACCGTCGCCAACGTCCCCAGCGTGACGAGCGCGGCCCTCCGGACCGGGAGGCAGGCCAACAGAGCGCCGACGAGCCCGATCAGAACGACGAGGATGCCCACCTTCAGCCCGCCCTGACCCTTGAGCGGATCGATGAGGTAGCCGACCGGGACCTCGAAGGCGTTCGAGGACTTGCCGCCCTGGAACGAGGCGAACCACGGGAGCAGCGAGGAAACCGCCACCAGGATGCCGCCGATGAGGGGGACCACGCTGACCTTGAGGCCCCCCGTGGCTGTGGGAGCGGCCGCCGCGGCCTGGGGAGCGAGGACCGGACCCCCATAGCGGGGGGGAGGGTAGATCCCTGGAGACGGGTAGGCTCCTCCCGGAGGGTACGCGCCCTGCTGGGGGCCCCAGGCGACCGGGGGCTGGTACGTGGGCGGCGGAGGGCCGACGGCGTTCGGGGAAGCGTAGACCGGCGGCGGGTAGACCGGTGGTTGCGGGGCCGTAACGGGCGGATAGAGAGCCGGCTGGGGCGCCGAGATCACGTCCGGCGGCGGCGGGGGCCCCGGCATCGGGGCCGCCTCCATCACCGTCGGGCTGAGGTCCCCCCGGCCCCATGCCGGCTTGGCGGCCGAGGCCCGATACGTCAGGGTGACGCTGTCGCCGATCCGGATCTGCTCACCGTCGAGGAGGGCCTTTTGCCGGATTCGCCGACCCTCCGCGACCAGCCCGTTCATGCTGCCCAGGTCGACGATCTCGTATCCGGCACCGGACCGGCGAAGCTCGGCATGGCGGCGGGAGACGACCCGGTCGTCCACGAGGATGTCCACTCCGGGCTCCCGCCCCAGGACCAGCCGGTCACGATCCAGGGTGAACTCCTGGGTCCCCGCCGGCGTGGCGACCAGCAGATGGGGCGGCTGGTTGGCCTGGAGACGCTCCATCGCGGGGGGCCCGTCGCCGGTGAACTGGAAGCCGCAGCGCCCGCAGAAGTCGTAGTCCGCAGCTCGAGGTGTGCCGCACTGCGGGCAATAGCCGGTCGCTGACACTCACCCACCCCCCGGCGGACCCTATCGCCGGGTGAGAGCGGAGACAAGGCCGCCTCAGCCCAGCGCCAGGAGCAGGCCTCCCAGGGCGGCCACGTACGCGCCGGCTCCCAGGTTCGAGAACAGGCTTCCCACGGTGACGTGGTCGAACCGCAGCAGCTGGGCCACGAACGCCACCGGCACGGCCAGCGCGACCAGCCCCAGGAACCGTCGAGCGGGCGAGGCGGCCGGGAAGAACGACAGGACCAGCCCGAGCGCGGCCACCACGACCAGCGCGATGCCGGCGTTCGCGGCGGTGCTGCCGGCCTCCCCCTGGAACAGGAACGCCAGCGGGACCTTGAACGCGGTGAAGTGGAAGTCGAACCGGATCCAGGGCAGGAACGCACCGGCGGCCGCGGCGATGGCACCCAGCACGGCGACCGGGCGCGCCGAGGTTCGCTTGCCGGTGGTCGCCGGGAAGGGCGAGTAGGCCGGAGGGCTGGCGGGCCACATCGAGGCGGCCGGCGGCGAGGACGCGGAGGTGGGCGGCAGGGGCTGGGTCGGCGCCGTCGTCATGCCCGGCGGGACGTTCACGGGGACGGGTGGCGCGGGCGGGACCGCCGGGCCGCTCCAGCCGTATCCGGCGCCCTGGCCCAGCCCTGCCAGCCTGGTCCCACAGACCGTGCAGAACTCCGCTCCGGGCTGGACCGCCGAGCCGCAGTTCGGGCAGGTTCCGGACTGCATCTGCCTCCCCTAGTGGCTGATCGCGCGCTCGGACGCCCGAAGGCGCTCGGCCATCTTCTCCATGATGGAGTGGGCGATGGCCGGCTCGTGGTCGACCACCACGCGGAACCGCCGCTGTCCCAGCAGGAGCAGCTGGGTGTCGCTCTCCGCAGCAACCGTGGCGGTGCGGGGTCTTCGGCACATCAGGGCCATCTCCCCGAAGAAGTCCCCGGGGCCGAGCGTCGCCAGCTTGCGTCCGTTCCTGCTGACGCGGACGGATCCGGACACGATCACGAAGAAATCCCGGTCGAAGTCCCCCTCCCGGACGATGACCTTTCCAGGGGGGACCTCGACCTGGTCGGTCGCCGTCACGAGCGCCCGCAGCCCTTTCTTGGACACGCCCGAGAACAGCGGGATGCTGCCGAGCAAGCGCACGAACGCAGCCGGGATTCGGGCCATCGCGGCAGGGAGCGTACCCCAGCGGCCAGACCGGAGGGAAGCGAGCCTAGTTGACGGAGAGCAGCTTGTTCAGCCGGGCCATCTTGCCGACGTGCCGGTACATCCCGCGGACCTTGATGGTCCCCTTGAAGAGCTTGCCGGTGACCTCCCGGCCACCCTTCGTCATGTTGTCCGGGAGGCCGAACCGCAGCGGGACCGAGGACAGCTCGATGAGCGTCTCGGAGTCGGCCTGGACGAACAGGTTGGGCCGGCCCTGGACCCCGTTCGCCATGGCCACCCGCCCGGGCGCCATGGTGATCGTCACCGAGACGTCCGCGTCGGGAGCGGTGATCGCGATGACGGCGGGCTTCAGCAGCGCGGCCCGGTCCGGGTGTGCCTCCAGGTTCGCCTCGATGAGGCCGCCGAGCATGGCAGCCAGCCCGTTCGGTTCGGGATCGGTGTACTCGACCTTCGGGGGGGACGTGCTCATGGCTTCAACACCACCTTGGTGGCCTCCCGGCGCTCGAAGATCTCGTAGCCGTGCGGCGCCTCGGCCAGCGGGAGGGTGTGGGAGATGATGGGAAGAGGATCGATCCGGCCGTCCTCCACGGCCTGCATGGCCCGGTCCCACCACGTGTGCACGGGGCAGATCCCGCTGAACAGCAGCTTCAGGGTCCGGGTCCAGTACACGCCGAGCGGGATCTCGATCGACTCGGTGACGTACATCCCGACCACGGAGACCGTGCCGCCTCGGCGCACCACCTCGACCGCCGTCTCGAAGGCGCCGGTGCTCCCCACGGCCTCGATCACCACGTCGGCACCGCGTCCGTCGGTCATGTCGGACAGCGCCATCTGCGGGTTCCGCTCCCGGACGTTCACGGTGTCGGCCCCGACCTTCGCGGCGAGGGCCAGCCGGTCCGGCTCCATGTCCAGCGCCACCACCCGCCCCGCGCCGTGCACCAGAGCGCCTTGCACGGCGAAGAACCCGACGGGGCCGGCGCCCACCACGGCCACGGTGTCCTCTGGCTGGATGCCGGCGATGGCCGTCCCGTAATAGCCGGTGGTGAGGATGTCGCCCACGAACAGGGCCCGCTCGTCCTCCATGCCCTCCGGGATGCGCAACAGGTTGAAGTCGGCGTACGGCACGCGGACCTTCTGGGCCTGCGTTCCCCCCAGCCCGCCGCCGAACGGTCCCGCACCCAGGCTCCGGAAGTCGTCGCACAGCGCGGTCTGGCCGTGCTGGCAGAACCAGCAGTGGCCGCACACGATGTCGAAGGCGATCACCACGCGGTCGCCGGGCGCGAAGGCCTCGACGTCGGGGCCCACCTCCTCGACGACCCCCACACCCTCGTGGCCGATGCCGTCGCCCGGCGAGAGCGGCGCCTTGCCGTTGTAGAAGTGCAGGTCCGAGCCGCAGATCGCGGCCGTGGTGACCCGGACCACGGCGTCGTGGGACTCCTCGACGCGGGCGTCGGGTACGTCGGAGACGGCGACCTTCTGGATGTCCTCGTAGACGACGGCCTTCACTGGGTGCTCTGTCCCGCGCGCGCAGGCGACATCGCCGCTAGCTCGCGGCCTCGTCTGCGAACTCGGTCGGCACGGTCTGGGCCAGGTTCACCAGCTCGTTCGCGGCCTTGACATAGCGCACGATGGTGGGCAGGTCGCCCTTCAGCTTGAGCTTGCCCTGCATCATCCCCTTGACCGGGTCCAGCTCCTTCTTGATGACTTCCTTCCACCGGGAGTAGGGCGCGCGGATGATGAACTTGGCCTGCTCGCCCTTCTCCGCGGTCACGATCCCGCCGCCGCGGCAGTCGCCGTGCCACAGGTCGAGCCAGGCCCAGATCTCGTCCGGGACGCCCTTGTCGGGCTCGGGCTCCACCACGTAGGCGACGTCGCCCTCCCACGTGGCCGCGGCCTCCTTGTACTCCTTGGACTCGTTGACCCGCTGGACGTACTGCTGGAACCATTCCTCGCTCGGGAACACCGGCATGTCGGGGCCTCCTCCCTCTGGGCTGGGCGCGTCGTCCCAGCGAAATGCTACTCGCGAGTAAACCACGGGGCGTCGGCGGGGTTCCAGTTCGAACGGCCCGCCGCGCGGGTGGCCGCCAGCGCCCTCGCGGCCAGCTCGGGAAGGACCCGGCCGGCCGGCGCGGTGATTTCCACGTCGGCGGTGACCCAGGTCGGGCCGGGGCCGACGTGGATCACCAGCGCGCCCAGCTCGCGGGCCCTTCGGGGCAGCCCCGCCGCGGGCTCGACCTCGCCGGAGGTCCCCACCACCAGCATGGTCCGGCATCGCCCGGCCAGGCCCTCGGCTCGCTCGAAGTCACGGACCTGTTCGCCGAACGCGACCGTCCCCGGCCGGGTCGGGGCGTCGCAGTTCGCGCACCGAGGGAGAAGCGACAGCAGGCTGGGGACGAACGCGGTTCGCAGACCCCGGATGGCGTGGTCCAGCCCGGCCAGGAACTCCCTGCGGGGGACCCGCTCGGCGCACCCGCAGGCCAGACAGCGCCGCTCCAGGAGCGACCCGTGGATCTCCACCACCTGCTCGCTGCCGGCCTCCTGGTGCAACCCGTCCACGTTCTGGGTGAGGACGGCGTTCACCAGCCCGGCCCGCTCCAGCGTGGCCAGGGCGTGGTGGGCGGGGTTCGGCTTCGCGTCGGACATGGCTCGGCGCAGCGCCGCCAGGAACTCCGCCAGCCCGTCCGGGCGGGTCATGGCCTCCCGGGACAGTCCCTCCCACGTCCCGAAGCGGTCGGGATCGAAGCGGCTCCACAGCCCGCCGGGGTCGCGGAACGTGGGGATCCCGGACTCGGCGGAGATCCCGGCTCCGGTGAAGGCCACGACGTCCCCGCCGGCGATGGCCTCCGCCGCCCGTTCCACTTGAGACCCCCCCCGAGCCCGTCACGAGGTCATGCCTGCTTCGACAGGATGAGGGCGAACCCGATGGCGTTGAAGGTGGCGTGCGCGGCCATGTTCGCCAGGAGGTTCCCGCGCCGCTCGTACACGTACGCCAGGCCGAAGCCGACGAAGCAGATCACCACGATCAGCAGGATGGAGTCCTGCCACGGGCTCGGGCGGTAGTGGACCGCGCCGAACGCCAGGGCCGAGATGATCCCCGAGAACACGAACCCGTGGCGGTCGCGGAGCGAG from Actinomycetota bacterium encodes:
- a CDS encoding FHA domain-containing protein, producing the protein MSATGYCPQCGTPRAADYDFCGRCGFQFTGDGPPAMERLQANQPPHLLVATPAGTQEFTLDRDRLVLGREPGVDILVDDRVVSRRHAELRRSGAGYEIVDLGSMNGLVAEGRRIRQKALLDGEQIRIGDSVTLTYRASAAKPAWGRGDLSPTVMEAAPMPGPPPPPDVISAPQPALYPPVTAPQPPVYPPPVYASPNAVGPPPPTYQPPVAWGPQQGAYPPGGAYPSPGIYPPPRYGGPVLAPQAAAAAPTATGGLKVSVVPLIGGILVAVSSLLPWFASFQGGKSSNAFEVPVGYLIDPLKGQGGLKVGILVVLIGLVGALLACLPVRRAALVTLGTLATVFGGVFVVQTIRFVNAVNQGAGPGGKVSATSVIGLGAYLAVVGGVLMMIKGKARRPAAPPAPPPPPPRW
- a CDS encoding FHA domain-containing protein, with product MSAVEGDPARLLVTTPAWTREFPLDRDVMVLGRDPGSDIPVDDLEMSRRHAELRRSGAGHVIVDLQSLNGLVMGGQRVAQRALVDGDEIRIGQGVTLKYVASAAEPAGAMAWPVTPASASAAAGWYADPSGSSALRYWDGRAWTEHVAAHPAMAAPPVPPAPPAPPAVQPQGLGSSGRTARDLAFLGGAAALVLGGSLLPWLGRDGRSATSWDLPVISMFRGQPAGGPSTGIVLLVVALLAGALAAFPFLTRRSPRPGYGLLAASLAIDTGIAAVMASATVTPHLNLGAGAVVTLAGGLLLGVYSLRARSRLRAAVRAGRTP
- the meaB gene encoding methylmalonyl Co-A mutase-associated GTPase MeaB, translating into MDTTALVERILSGDRRAVARAISMVEDGAEGLAELSAGLYPHTGNAYTVGLTGSPGVGKSSLAAELVRTARAHDLSVAVLAIDPTSPFTGGALLGDRLRMQSHATDPAVFIRSMATRGHLGGMALAAPEAVRILDASGKQLVIVETVGVGQAEVEVAHATDTTLVVVSPGWGDAVQVAKAGILEIADVFVVNKADRDGAAEAARDIQSMLRMGQKLEWIPPVVRTSTVNGEGVDDLWDAIESHRKHQESSGTLEEKRRRRIVEEVKRMVGYRLEDHAAGFLSDGPLLEDLAEHRIDPYGAAAHTIQRILSPEA
- a CDS encoding cyclic nucleotide-binding domain-containing protein, translated to MARIPAAFVRLLGSIPLFSGVSKKGLRALVTATDQVEVPPGKVIVREGDFDRDFFVIVSGSVRVSRNGRKLATLGPGDFFGEMALMCRRPRTATVAAESDTQLLLLGQRRFRVVVDHEPAIAHSIMEKMAERLRASERAISH
- a CDS encoding alkaline phosphatase family protein, which encodes MLLANRLPALAGAAAPGITGTQAACALPQDVLTRIQRGYRADRCGQLMIVPRGFNYVSGGISHSTPWGYTQDIPVLWYGPGVIRAQGKVNRFVTSADIAPTVAKLAGFTDFKAPDGTVMDEAIVPGAAPKLVVVLVWDAGGRYVLNLWPRMWPNLKGLIPKGTWYENASVGSNPSNTAPIHATIGTGAFPRTHGVVDNIIRFSDGKLADPWSRGPGAMLVDTLAEQYQAAMGNKAEVGMCGTLNWHLGMLGHGTQNGGPRTLAVLKDKSEDSATSHHRWGMPQDLADFYRFPGYVNDLPPLLHYFDVADRSDGKTDGRWRGHDIAAQQGGFHTPARIPFQTAAIQKVVTQEGFGHHDKPDLLFLNYKIIDEIGHLYSASSGEMHDTIGVQDAYLASFIAFLNEQVGSGKWALLVTADHGHTAAPSVSGGIPIRESGLHSGLISRFDNDGDGVVAFPKLRPIWLNVNQQEIQANGHTLENVSDYVSGYKQGGQKVFEAAFASSILSHLACG
- a CDS encoding zinc-ribbon domain-containing protein, translating into MQSGTCPNCGSAVQPGAEFCTVCGTRLAGLGQGAGYGWSGPAVPPAPPVPVNVPPGMTTAPTQPLPPTSASSPPAASMWPASPPAYSPFPATTGKRTSARPVAVLGAIAAAAGAFLPWIRFDFHFTAFKVPLAFLFQGEAGSTAANAGIALVVVAALGLVLSFFPAASPARRFLGLVALAVPVAFVAQLLRFDHVTVGSLFSNLGAGAYVAALGGLLLALG
- a CDS encoding methylmalonyl-CoA mutase family protein codes for the protein MTDAEFEREQERWREVYHAAPERDADFETLSGEPLQPLYTPADVKDLDYERDLGYPGQYPFTRGVYPSMYRGRLWTMRQFAGFGTPEETNRRYKFLLAQGQGGLSVAFDMPTLMGRDSDDPRSEGEVGRCGVATDSLADFEALFDGIPLGETTTSMTISGPATILFAFFLAAAEKQGVPWKTLDGTLQTDILKEYIAQKEWIFPPRPHLRLIGDLIEFCANEVPKFHPISVSGYHIREAGSTAAQELAFTLADGFSYVELGRDRGLDVDRFSQGLSFFFNAHMDFFEEIAKYRAARRIWARWLRERYGAQQDESLRLRFHTQTAGVSLTAQQPENNIVRTAIEALAAVLGGTQSLHTNALDEVLALPTEKAAQIALRTQQIIAHETGVANVIDPLGGSYLVEALTDRMEELAEEYFAKIDQMGRGSMLEGMLVGIERGYFQGEIADAAFREQSLYEKGRMVKVGVNEFVDPNDEPIDTLIIGPETEGRQIATVRRTREGRDGEAATEALARLKSGAASDDNLIPLLVDCARAYCTEGEIVDALRQVFGEYTETPRF